In the Theobroma cacao cultivar B97-61/B2 chromosome 1, Criollo_cocoa_genome_V2, whole genome shotgun sequence genome, one interval contains:
- the LOC18613455 gene encoding rho GTPase-activating protein 2 translates to MTGLVMVTKGGGCGGGGGGGGGGKGGAKGGVKSCEEEQQNQISVVAVLLAALRKSMVSCRVDRQDEVMSSTVHHMEIGWPTNVRHITHVTFDRFNGFLGLPVELQVEIPGRVPSASASVFGVSAESMQCSFDSKGNSVPTILLLLQERLFSQGGLKAEGIFRINPENSQEEHVRDQLNRGIVPDNIDVHCLAGLIKAWFRELPSGVLDGLSPEQVLQCNTEEDCIELVQQLKPTEAALLNWAVDLMADVVEEEESNKMNARNIAMVFAPNMTQMSDPLTALMHAVQVMNFLKTLIMKTLREREETATGGYSPISSHSCDGPTDEEFDSQQEMDTSCELRGPTSDYDNALYSNYSGDEDEVESLGEIEECFLRQLDENKNVPNSCLEESADRLQRTRASPRSCSGGNVESGISFTDSKNENSALSTSDGEDSGASDGLKAQDHGICTKSLAEGCENTDDVEMIDQLVESKTPNPLSLSTAG, encoded by the exons ATGACTGGTCTAGTAATGGTGACCAAAGGAGGTGGctgtggtggtggtggtggtggcggAGGCGGTGGGAAGGGAGGAGCTAAAGGAGGAGTTAAGAGCTGTGAAGAAGAGCAGCAGAACCAGATTTCCGTCGTGGCGGTGCTTTTGGCTGCTTTGAGGAAATCTATGGTGTCTTGTCGTGTTGATAGACAAGATGAAGTAATGTCTTCCACCGTTCATCATATGGAAATTGGGTGGCCAACCAACGTAAGACACATAACCCATGTTACCTTCGATCGGTTCAATGGGTTTTTGGGTCTTCCTGTTGAGTTACAAGTTGAGATTCCCGGTCGGGTTCCAAGTGCTAG TGCTAGTGTGTTCGGGGTCTCAGCGGAATCAATGCAATGCTCATTCGATTCCAAAGGGAATAGCGTCCCTACTATACTCTTGCTGTTGCAGGAGCGACTTTTTTCTCAAGGAGGCCTAAAg GCAGAAGGGATTTTCCGGATAAATCCTGAGAATAGCCAAGAGGAGCATGTAAGAGATCAGCTGAACAGGGGCATCGTACCAGATAATATTGATGTCCACTGTCTTGCAGGCCTTATTAAAGCTTGGTTTCGGGAGCTTCCTTCAGGGGTGCTGGATGGACTTTCCCCTGAACAGGTTCTCCAATGTAATACCGAAGAAGACTGTATTGAGCTTGTGCAGCAATTAAAGCCAACTGAAGCTGCACTGCTCAATTGGGCTGTTGATCTTATGGCAGATGTTGTTGAGGAAGAGGaatcaaacaaaatgaatGCAAGAAATATTGCTATGGTTTTTGCTCCAAATATGACTCAG ATGTCTGATCCATTGACGGCTTTGATGCATGCTGTTCAAGTAATGAACTTCCTTAAGACCTTGATCATGAAAACACTGAGAGAACGCGAAGAGACTGCAACAGGAGGATATTCACCCATATCATCTCATTCATGTGATGGCCCAACAGATGAAGAGTTTGACAGTCAGCAAGAGATGGACACGAGCTGTGAGCTGAGAGGGCCCACTTCAGATTATGATAATGCCCTTTACAGTAACTATAGTGGAGATGAAGATGAAGTTGAGTCATTAGGTGAAATAGAGGAATGCTTCTTGAGGCAGCTGGATGAGAATAAGAATGTGCCAAATAGTTGTTTGGAGGAATCAGCTGATCGATTACAGAGAACTCGTGCAAGTCCCAGAAGTTGTTCAGGCGGCAATGTTGAGTCTGGCATTTCCTTTACAGATAGCAAGAATGAGAATTCTGCCTTGAGTACAAGTGATGGAGAGGACTCGGGGGCAAGTGATGGCCTCAAAGCGCAGGATCATGGGATTTGTACAAAGAGCCTAGCAGAAGGGTGTGAGAACACTGATGATGTGGAGATGATAGACCAATTAGTGGAGTCTAAAACACCCAACCCATTGTCTCTGTCTACTGCTGGCTGA
- the LOC18613456 gene encoding uncharacterized protein LOC18613456: MDIKNHKVVDVSSFFLFEATGDSEAGCFDPAMAVINHAEDDDDDDHDHDDAESCSCDTSDFVPSVRGLNCLEDKANVDDEDEEDGEVVEQQKEVHVCEKWSNDQRIGVAKEQKSAGSVDSTKSLNEMEKNRLFWETCLAS; this comes from the coding sequence ATGGacataaaaaatcataaagtCGTTGAtgtctcttctttctttctctttgagGCTACCGGAGATTCGGAAGCTGGTTGTTTTGATCCTGCCATGGCTGTTATCAACCATGCTGAAGATGACGATGATGATGATCATGATCATGATGATGCAGAGTCATGCAGCTGTGACACATCTGATTTTGTTCCCAGTGTTAGAGGGCTTAATTGCTTAGAAGACAAAGCAAATgttgatgatgaagatgaggaGGATGGGGAGGTGGTGGAGCAGCAAAAGGAGGTTCATGTGTGTGAAAAATGGAGCAATGATCAACGAATTGGAGTAGCAAAAGAACAGAAATCAGCTGGTTCTGTCGACTCAACAAAATCCTTGAATGAGATGGAAAAGAACAGGCTATTTTGGGAAACCTGCCTGGCATCTTAG
- the LOC18613457 gene encoding RNA-binding protein BRN1, protein MAEGKKEKKATDEESVKLFVGQVPKHMTEAQLLAMFKEFALVDEVNIIKDKTTRASRGCCFVICPSRQEADKAVNACHNKKTLPGASSPLQVKYADGELERLEHKLFVGMLPKNVSEAEVSALFSKYGTIKDLQILRGSQQTSKGCAFLKYETKEQALDALEAINGKHKMEGSNVPLVVKWADTEKERQARRAQKAQSQASNISNADSPHPSLFGALPMGYAAPFNGYGYQAPGSYGLMQYRLPPMQNQPAFHNMIPPVNQGSAMRGITPDLAPNIAPRNYVIPPASYVGSAYPAVPGIQYPMAYPGGIMSHRPLTSSPGSVPPANTTSNSSSSSSVGTSSGGQIEGPPGANLFIYHIPQEFGDQELANAFQGFGRVLSAKVFVDKATGVSKCFGFVSYDSPAAAQNAINVMNGCQLGGKKLKVQLKRDNKQNKPY, encoded by the exons ATGGCGGAGggaaaaaaggagaagaaagcGACGGACGAAGAGAGCGTGAAGCTGTTCGTAGGTCAAGTGCCGAAGCACATGACGGAAGCTCAACTGCTCGCAATGTTCAAAGAGTTTGCTTTGGTCGACGAAGTCAACATCATCAAAGACAAGACCACTCGCGCCTCCAGAG GGTGTTGCTTTGTTATATGCCCGTCGAGACAAGAGGCGGATAAAGCGGTCAATGCCTGTCATAATAAGAAGACTTTGCCTGGG GCATCTAGTCCATTGCAAGTGAAGTATGCAGATGGCGAGTTGGAAAGATTAG AACACAAACTCTTTGTTGGCATGTTGCCGAAGAATGTTTCTGAGGCTGAAGTTTCAGCTTTATTCTCTAAATATGGAACCATAAAGGACCTACAGATTCTACGAGGTTCTCAGCAAACAAGTAAAG GTTGTGCCTTTTTGAAGTATGAGACAAAAGAACAGGCCCTTGATGCCCTGGAGGCCATTAATGGAAAGCATAAAATGGAG GGTTCAAATGTTCCTCTCGTTGTCAAATGGGCAGATACAGAAAAGGAAAGACAAGCTCGAAGGGCCCAGAAAGCTCAATCTCAAGCTTCTAATATATCAAATGCTGATTCACCACATCCTTCATTGTTTGGAGCCTTGCCAATGGGTTATGCTGCCCCATTCAATGGATACGGATATCAA GCTCCAGGAAGTTATGGACTTATGCAGTACCGGTTGCCACCAATGCAGAATCAGCCTGCATTCCATAATATGATTCCTCCAGTAAATCAAGGAAGTGCAATGCGAGGAATCACACCTGACCTTGCTCCCAATATTGCTCCTAGAAATTATGTGATACCTCCTGCAAGTTATGTGGGATCAGCTTACCCAGCTGTGCCAGGTATTCAGTACCCCATGGCATATCCTGGGGGAATCATGAGCCACCGTCCATTGACCAGTTCACCTGGTTCAGTGCCACCAGCAAATACAACCagtaattcttcatcatcctcCAGTGTAGGTACAAGTTCAGGAGGTCAGATTGAAG GGCCACCTGGTGCAaatctatttatttatcaCATACCTCAAGAATTTGGTGATCAAGAGTTGGCTAATGCTTTTCAAGGATTTGGTAGGGTCTTAAGTGCAAAGGTTTTTGTTGACAAAGCAACAGGGGTTAGTAAATGTTTCG GATTTGTTAGTTACGACTCTCCAGCAGCTGCTCAAAATGCGATAAACGTGATGAACGGATGCCAATTGGGTGGTAAGAAACTGAAGGTTCAGCTTAAGAGAGACAACAAACAGAACAAACCTTATTGA
- the LOC18613459 gene encoding mitochondrial substrate carrier family protein ucpB yields MEGNSASRNSSFTGTVKRNEKQNWATSPSGALYHFGTSGFSVAVATGLTHPLDVLKVRLQMQLIGQRGPLIGMGPLFVQVLKNEGPKSLYLGLTPALTRSLLYGGLRLGLYEPSKYACDWAFDSTNILVKIASGAFAGGISTALTNPVEVLKVRLQMNSDMRQRGPIAELRKIVSKEGIGALWKGVGPATARAAALTASQLATYDESKRILMKWTPLEEGFYLHLTSSTIAGLVSTLITAPIDMVKTRLMLQRERAGNYKNGFHCAYQVLRTEGPRGLYKGGFAIFARLGPQTTITFILCEQLRKLVGLNAI; encoded by the exons ATGGAAGGCAATTCGGCTTCTCGAAATTCATCGTTTACAG GGACCGTTAAACGTAACGAGAAGCAGAATTGGGCAACGTCCCCGTCGGGTGCTCTTTATCATTTTGGTACAAGTGGTTTCTCCGTTGCAGTTGCCACCGGCCTTACGCATCCTCTAG ATGTGCTTAAAGTTAGGCTGCAAATGCAGCTCATTGGTCAGAGGGGTCCTTTGATCGGAATG GGACCATTATTTGttcaagttttgaaaaatgaaggaCCGAAGTCTCTATATCTGGGATTGACACCTGCGTTGACCAGGTCTCTTCTATATGGAGGTCTCCGTTTAGGCTTGTATGAACCATCAAAATATGCCTGTGATTGGGCCTTTGATTCCACCAACATTTTGGTTAAGATTGCATCTGGAGCATTTGCTGGTGGCATTTCAACTGCCCTGACCAATCCTGTGGAAGTTCTGAAG GTGCGGTTACAGATGAACTCAGATATGAGACAAAGAGGGCCAATTGCAGAACTGCGCAAAATTGTCTCCAAAGAAGGAATAGGTGCTCTTTGGAAGGGTGTTGGCCCTGCTACAGCTAGAGCTGCTGCTTTGACAGCTTCACAGCTTGCAACATATGATGAATCCAAGCGG ATATTGATGAAATGGACACCTCTTGAAGAAGGATTTTATCTGCATCTCAC CTCAAGTACAATTGCTGGCTTGGTGAGCACCCTAATAACGGCACCCATTGACATGGTTAAAACCCGTCTTATGTTGCAACGAGAAAGAGCTGGAAACTATAAAAATGGATTTCACTGTGCATATCAG GTTCTGCGTACAGAAGGCCCCAGAGGACTTTATAAAGG GGGCTTCGCCATTTTTGCAAGATTGGGTCCACAAACTACAATTACCTTTATACTTTGCGAGCAGCTGCGCAAGCTTGTGGGATTGAATGCAATCTAG